The Halomonas binhaiensis nucleotide sequence CCGAAAGCCACGCCGCCCCCGAAGAGGCAGAGATCAAGTCCGCCTTCAAGGGTGACTATCCCGATAGTCCAGAAACCTGAAGCACTTTCCATAACTTTGCCCTGAAACAAAAAACCCACGGAATATATCCGTGGGTTTTTTTATAGAGACATCAAACGATTGCGTTTTTTCACCCGCCTGCGCGCCCCAACAAGCCAGCACACCAGCAGCATGACGATCACCAGCGGCCCCCAGAGCCCAGCCAACCAGCTACCTGCTACCATCAACGGCCTCGGCTCTCTGATCGCCCTGCCGACAATCAGCTCAGCAAGGCCGTATTCTGCAAGGCGGTCCGAGGCAGCATCAAAGTCCTGATAGCGTTTACCCTCCTTGAACTCGATCGCTGCTCCCAGCTCATCGATAGCGCGCTTGCCCTGTGCAAGGAATGCCCTGCTGGTCACCAGGCTCAGTGCGATATAGCCTTCACGGCCAAGCTCATGGCGGCTGTAGTTGATGATGCTTTCGTTGATGATGCTTTCGTTGATGATGCTTGCGTTGATGATACTTTCACGGCTCGAGGCGCTATCTCGCATGCTGGTCTGCATGCGGGCTTCGATAGCCCAAAGTAAGCGGTGGAGCTTTACATCATAGGCAGGCGTTTCCACCCAGCCGACCACTTGAACAGGAGGGATACCCAACTTCCCTCGCCGAGCATTATCCGCCTCGGTTCCCTGGCGCAGTCCTGCAAGCAGTTGTTCCGTGTCCCACGGCTGGTCATCGCTTCTTTTGATATACCCCGATGCCACATACTCGACATCGACATACCACTCCACCTCTTCCACAAGTGGAAAGATCACACCCAGCTCATCAGCCGAGGGCTGGTTGCCGACCTTTGCCATTATCTTCCTGGCCCAAGGCTGAGGCATGAAACCATATCCCGAAGGAAGGTCCAGGCTGGCCTGATCACTCAGGGCAATCGTCATCGGCCCCAGATTCATTGCTGACAATGCCTGTACCCAGACATCAGAAAGCTGTACCGCGGTATCTTCGGCCAGCGTCTCCTGATCAGAAGATACCGCTTGCTCCCGGCTCTCCTGATGGGCCTGCACCTGAGTAGACAGCAGCACAGCAGACAGCAACAAGGCGAGAATCGCACATGTACTCGCCCATTTCATGTGTGTCATCACCGTTATGCTTGCCATCAACGCACTCCCTGCTCATCGGCCTCACTTGCACACAGCCACCAGCATAAGCAGCGCGTATCACCGGGGACAGGCGCTCCTGCCTAGGCATAGCGATAGAGCACAGGATCATGCATTTGGAGCCCGAAGCAGCCCACCAAAAGACACACCCCATGGAGGGGCTCTCCATGGGGTGTGTCTTTTGGTACAGGTCTCGGGAGTTTTACCTGAGCACTCAGGCTTGAGCAGCCTGTTGAGCATCGCTGGGCTGCGGGAGCGATGGCAGCGACTTGTCGAGAAGCTCGACGCTCTGACGATAATAGAGCTGGCTCTTGTTGTGCTCACCGAGGTTGGCGTATAGGCGCGCCAGTTCAGCACACGCCACACCACTGGAACGCTGACGCAAGCTGGCTTCGAAATATTCCTGAGCCTTGCCCCAGTATGCATTACGCAGTGCCAGGCGACCCAGGGTAAGCAGCAGGTCCGGATCGTTGGGGCGCTCTTGTAGCCACTTCTCTGCAGTTACCAGTTGGCGTGAGGCATCTACATCCAGCAGGCCATAGCGCAGAACCAAGCGGCTGTCCCAATGATCCTTGAGCGAATGACGCAGCAGGCGTTCAGCAATGACCTGCTGATCGCCACGCACCAGAGCCTCGGTGTAGAGCACGATCAAGTCGACATTGGAACGCAGGTGCTCAGGCATATCAGCCCACAGATTGCGCACCCGGTCGACGTCTTCCGGATTACGCGTCTCACGCATGATCAATTCGCTATAGGCCTGCAGCTCCAACGCCTCGCGTTCTTCACGGGCAATCAGTTGCTGGTCAGCCAGGCGTGGCAGCAAACGACGCAACCCTTCCCAGTCACTGACACTGATATAGGCCTGCTTGAGCTGCTTGAGCACCTGAGGGTGGCGCGGCAAGTGACGATCCAGCCGCGTCAGCACCGCCAGCGCCTCTTCATACTGTTGACGGTCCAGCATCAACTGCGCCTGCATCATGCCTACGGCAGGATCGGCACCATCGGTGCTCAGGTGTGCACGCTTGAGCAGAGTGTCAGCCTGCTCATAGCGCCCCTGATAATGGGCTGCCAACGCAGCTGACAAGTAGTTGACCAGTGGCGTACTGGAATCATCCGCCGCCTTGACCAAGGCCTTCTCGGCACGCTTCCAGCGACCCTCGGCGAGCGCCACCAGGCCACGCACAGTACGCTTCATGGCCTTGCGGTTGCGGGTCCGTGCATTCCAGACCTTGAAACGGCTGACTGGCCGGGTCATGCGCATCAGCACTCGCAGCGCGAAGTGCAGCACAATAAAGAGTGCCAGAAGGATCACCAGCCCAAACCAGAATGAGGTCTGGAAGGAAGTATCCCCCACCCGAACCAACCAGTAACCGGGCACTGACATCATCAGCTGGCCAAACAGTGCGCCCACTGCCAAGCCAAGCACAATGAGCAGAATCAGCTTTCTCATGCGTCATCCCCCTGGCCTTTGGCAGTCGCTTCAAAACGCTGTTCGATGAAACGGGCCAGTGCTTGCTGGGATGCACTGATATCGGGCAACTCAGGATGGATGGAAGCCCCCTTGAGTTCATCAAGCTTGCTCAGGACTGCCTGTACCTTCTGGTCATCCAGGTCATAGTAGGAATTGAGCAGGCCCTCTGCCTTCTTCAGGCTGGTCTCGTAAAGGT carries:
- a CDS encoding DUF2167 domain-containing protein — protein: MASITVMTHMKWASTCAILALLLSAVLLSTQVQAHQESREQAVSSDQETLAEDTAVQLSDVWVQALSAMNLGPMTIALSDQASLDLPSGYGFMPQPWARKIMAKVGNQPSADELGVIFPLVEEVEWYVDVEYVASGYIKRSDDQPWDTEQLLAGLRQGTEADNARRGKLGIPPVQVVGWVETPAYDVKLHRLLWAIEARMQTSMRDSASSRESIINASIINESIINESIINYSRHELGREGYIALSLVTSRAFLAQGKRAIDELGAAIEFKEGKRYQDFDAASDRLAEYGLAELIVGRAIREPRPLMVAGSWLAGLWGPLVIVMLLVCWLVGARRRVKKRNRLMSL
- a CDS encoding heme biosynthesis HemY N-terminal domain-containing protein, producing the protein MRKLILLIVLGLAVGALFGQLMMSVPGYWLVRVGDTSFQTSFWFGLVILLALFIVLHFALRVLMRMTRPVSRFKVWNARTRNRKAMKRTVRGLVALAEGRWKRAEKALVKAADDSSTPLVNYLSAALAAHYQGRYEQADTLLKRAHLSTDGADPAVGMMQAQLMLDRQQYEEALAVLTRLDRHLPRHPQVLKQLKQAYISVSDWEGLRRLLPRLADQQLIAREEREALELQAYSELIMRETRNPEDVDRVRNLWADMPEHLRSNVDLIVLYTEALVRGDQQVIAERLLRHSLKDHWDSRLVLRYGLLDVDASRQLVTAEKWLQERPNDPDLLLTLGRLALRNAYWGKAQEYFEASLRQRSSGVACAELARLYANLGEHNKSQLYYRQSVELLDKSLPSLPQPSDAQQAAQA